The following DNA comes from Alkalicoccobacillus plakortidis.
TAATGCGCGGCATAATCCATATACGATACCAATAGTACTGACTAAAAGAATAAATGCATAAAAAAAGACTGGTAATCCAGCTTGGTAGATATCTAATAAATTTAAACGTAAGCCTAGTAAAACAATACCTATTCTGAGTAACCTTGTGCTCGAAAACTCAACTCCTGGCATATAATTTGGTTTCATACCTGCTGTAGCTCTCCAAACAATACCCAATATAATCGCGATCACAAGCTGACCCACTATATTCAAGAATGGCAGCTTCGCCAAATAAAAAGCAATGCCAGCAATACATAAAGTTAATCCTAGTCCAATCGAAAAGCTCACTCTTTGCATACAAACTCCTCCTGCTGTCTAGCTCAAGCATACTCCCCCTCTTTTTATTTGTGAAATAAATATATATAATGATAATGATTAATAAAACAAATAAATAAGGGTGAGTACAATGCACATGGACGAACTTGAAACGTTTATTACATTAGTACAGGAAAAGAATTTCACCAAAACAGCTGTTAAGAGATCCCTCTCACAGCCCACTGTCAGCGTACATATCCGTAACCTTGAAAAAGAATTCTCTGCAACTTTTTTCAAACGAACAACCAAACAGCTTAGTCTAACAGCTGAAGGAGCATTCTTTTACGAACAAGCCTTACAGATCAAAGCTTTGTATCAGCATACACAAGAGACCCTTTACCAAAAAAAGAAACAGGCAGCAGGACTCATCCGTATTGGCACAAGCTTTACCATCGGAGAATACATCCTCCCACAAATCATAGCCAACTTACGCGCGGACCATCCACTTATTGAAATTAGCATCACAATGGGCAATACTCAATCCGTAATCGATGCAGTTCGTTCATTTGAAGCAGATATCGGTTTCGTAGAGGGCCAAACGTCTTCTAAGGAAGTGATCCTTACCCCTTTTAAAGAAGACAGATTACGCGTCGTCCGTTCTGGCAAAATTAACGCTTCCCAAATCCAGTCGATAGACGATCTACATGATCAAACATGGGTGATCCGCGAACCGGGTTCCGGCACAAGACATTCCTTTGACCATTTAATTAAAACAAATCACATCCGTCTTGGCTCAACCATTGTTTTTAGCTCTACACATGGCATTAAAGAAAGCGTCAAAAACAACCTCGGTCTCGCCTTACTCTCAGAAACAACGATGCATGAAGAACTCCAAGCAAAAATCTTTGCAAGTCATCGATTTCGAAGACCTTTCAGTGAAACGATACTTTTCTTA
Coding sequences within:
- a CDS encoding LysR substrate-binding domain-containing protein; translation: MHMDELETFITLVQEKNFTKTAVKRSLSQPTVSVHIRNLEKEFSATFFKRTTKQLSLTAEGAFFYEQALQIKALYQHTQETLYQKKKQAAGLIRIGTSFTIGEYILPQIIANLRADHPLIEISITMGNTQSVIDAVRSFEADIGFVEGQTSSKEVILTPFKEDRLRVVRSGKINASQIQSIDDLHDQTWVIREPGSGTRHSFDHLIKTNHIRLGSTIVFSSTHGIKESVKNNLGLALLSETTMHEELQAKIFASHRFRRPFSETILFLRANKRNCAWAEY